One window of Flavobacterium ammonificans genomic DNA carries:
- the mnmG gene encoding tRNA uridine-5-carboxymethylaminomethyl(34) synthesis enzyme MnmG → MFLNEYDVIVVGAGHAGCEAAAAAANLGSTTLLVTMSLQNIAQMSCNPAMGGIAKGQIVREIDALGGYSGIVSDRTAIQFKMLNKSKGPAMWSPRVQSDRMRFSEEWRMMLEATPNLDFYQEMVSGLIIENGKILGVRTSLGIEIKSKSVVLTNGTFLNGLIHIGEKQFGGGRAGESASFGITEDLVKAGFQAGRMKTGTPPRVDGRSLDYSKMNEEKGDAKPDKFSYSDITAPLIHQRSCHMTYTSLDVHDILREGFDRSPMFNGRIKSLGPRYCPSIEDKINRFADKERHQLFVEPEGWKTCEVYVNGFSTSLPEDIQFKALSSVAGFEKVKFLRPGYAIEYDYFPPTQLKHTLETKLVEGLYFAGQINGTTGYEEAASQGLMAGINAHLKVHEKAPLILKRDEAYIGVLIDDLITKGTEEPYRMFTSRAEYRTLLRQDNADFRLTPMSYEIGLASEVRLRRMEFKLNESEKMVSFFKETSVSVAETNPILEAKETAPITQGDKMFKIFSRPQIDLEDMLRFEKVKTYIEENNLDQEILEQAEIQVKYSGYIEKERNNADKLTRLEEVKIPEDFDYNKIKSMSIEAKQKLSKIRPATIAQASRISGVSPSDVSVLLIYMGR, encoded by the coding sequence ATGTTTTTAAACGAGTATGATGTAATTGTTGTGGGTGCGGGTCACGCAGGGTGTGAAGCTGCTGCTGCTGCTGCAAATCTAGGTTCTACAACCCTGTTGGTTACAATGAGTTTGCAGAACATAGCGCAAATGTCTTGCAACCCTGCTATGGGAGGAATTGCAAAAGGGCAGATTGTTCGCGAGATTGATGCTCTAGGTGGGTATTCTGGAATTGTTTCCGACAGAACAGCGATACAGTTTAAAATGCTAAATAAATCTAAAGGACCGGCGATGTGGTCTCCGCGAGTGCAGAGTGATAGAATGCGTTTTTCGGAAGAATGGAGAATGATGTTGGAAGCAACTCCCAATCTCGATTTTTACCAAGAAATGGTGAGCGGATTGATTATCGAAAACGGTAAAATTTTAGGTGTTAGAACATCTCTTGGAATAGAGATTAAATCCAAATCTGTGGTCTTAACTAATGGAACTTTCTTAAACGGATTAATTCATATTGGAGAAAAACAATTTGGTGGAGGGAGAGCGGGAGAGAGTGCTTCTTTTGGAATTACAGAGGATTTAGTTAAGGCAGGTTTTCAAGCGGGAAGAATGAAAACAGGAACTCCTCCGCGTGTGGACGGACGTTCGTTGGACTATTCAAAAATGAATGAAGAAAAAGGGGATGCAAAACCGGATAAGTTTTCATATTCAGACATAACAGCTCCATTGATTCATCAAAGGTCTTGTCATATGACGTACACTTCCTTAGATGTGCACGATATCTTAAGAGAAGGCTTTGATCGTTCGCCAATGTTTAATGGTCGAATTAAGAGTTTAGGACCGCGATATTGTCCTTCTATCGAAGATAAAATCAATCGTTTTGCCGATAAAGAAAGACACCAATTGTTTGTTGAACCAGAAGGGTGGAAAACTTGCGAAGTATATGTAAACGGGTTCTCTACTTCTTTACCAGAAGACATTCAGTTTAAAGCATTGAGTTCAGTAGCGGGATTTGAAAAAGTGAAATTTTTACGTCCTGGTTATGCTATTGAATACGATTATTTTCCTCCAACGCAATTGAAACACACCTTAGAAACGAAGTTGGTAGAAGGCTTGTATTTTGCTGGACAAATTAATGGAACTACAGGATATGAAGAAGCGGCTTCCCAAGGATTAATGGCGGGTATTAATGCGCATTTAAAAGTGCATGAAAAAGCGCCTTTAATTTTAAAAAGAGACGAAGCATATATAGGAGTTTTAATTGATGATTTGATTACCAAAGGAACCGAAGAGCCGTATCGAATGTTTACTTCTCGTGCCGAATATAGAACTTTATTGCGCCAAGATAATGCCGATTTTAGATTGACGCCTATGTCGTATGAGATAGGCTTAGCTTCTGAAGTACGTTTACGTCGAATGGAATTTAAGTTAAACGAGTCAGAAAAAATGGTAAGTTTTTTCAAAGAAACTAGCGTTTCTGTTGCCGAAACAAACCCAATTTTAGAAGCAAAAGAGACGGCGCCGATTACGCAAGGAGACAAGATGTTTAAGATATTTTCTCGACCACAAATTGATTTGGAAGACATGTTGCGTTTTGAAAAAGTTAAAACATATATTGAAGAAAACAATCTAGATCAAGAGATTTTGGAACAAGCTGAAATTCAAGTGAAGTATTCGGGCTATATTGAAAAGGAAAGAAATAACGCGGATAAATTAACGCGTTTAGAAGAAGTTAAAATTCCGGAAGACTTTGATTATAATAAAATCAAATCAATGTCAATCGAAGCGAAACAAAAGTTAAGCAAGATCAGACCTGCAACTATTGCGCAAGCATCTCGAATAAGCGGAGTGTCGCCGAGCGATGTTTCGGTGCTGTTGATTTATATGGGAAGATAA
- a CDS encoding class I SAM-dependent methyltransferase → MNISNKKHFLTVTDYSVSKETFELYHDEELDMLITHPQPSLDVLGKYYESADYISHTDSKRSLFEKAYHFVKGIALKNKLNLINSLQPNKGKILDIGAGTGEFLSVAQQYGWETIGVEPSDKAKQIAINKGVSFVETIAQLEDHSFDVITMWHVLEHVPDLDHQIKELKRLLKPTGSLIIAVPNFKSFDAQHYGKFWAAYDVPIHFWHFSKTAIQKLFQREQMELVKILPMKFDSFYVSLLSEKYKTGRMNFIKAFFIGLWSNIKAQSDLEYSSHIYIIKNW, encoded by the coding sequence ATGAATATTTCAAACAAAAAGCATTTTCTTACCGTAACGGATTATTCTGTTTCTAAAGAAACTTTCGAATTATATCATGACGAAGAATTGGATATGTTGATTACACATCCGCAGCCCTCTTTAGATGTATTGGGGAAGTATTATGAAAGTGCCGATTATATTTCGCATACCGACAGCAAACGTTCATTGTTTGAAAAAGCCTATCATTTTGTAAAAGGCATCGCTTTAAAAAACAAACTGAATTTAATTAATTCGTTGCAACCAAATAAAGGAAAAATTCTTGACATTGGAGCTGGAACCGGAGAGTTTCTTTCAGTAGCACAACAATATGGTTGGGAAACTATTGGAGTAGAACCAAGTGATAAAGCCAAACAAATCGCGATAAATAAAGGAGTTTCTTTTGTTGAAACTATTGCCCAATTAGAAGATCATTCTTTTGATGTCATTACGATGTGGCACGTTTTGGAACACGTTCCTGATTTGGATCACCAAATAAAAGAATTGAAGCGATTGTTAAAACCAACTGGCTCTTTAATTATTGCAGTTCCTAATTTTAAATCTTTCGACGCCCAACATTATGGAAAATTTTGGGCCGCCTATGATGTGCCAATTCACTTTTGGCATTTCTCAAAAACAGCTATTCAAAAATTGTTTCAAAGAGAACAAATGGAATTAGTCAAAATTCTACCAATGAAATTCGATTCTTTTTATGTGAGTTTATTATCTGAAAAATACAAAACAGGAAGAATGAATTTTATAAAAGCATTTTTCATCGGATTATGGTCTAATATTAAAGCACAATCCGATTTAGAGTATTCTTCACACATTTACATCATAAAAAACTGGTAA
- a CDS encoding OmpH family outer membrane protein, giving the protein MKKVLVIIALSISVIACDKKAEVKEVKTAYVDTSKLMSEYTEAKDLEAKYKAQAEEKGRLLEAEINRFKQDAGNFQAQAQANGQAWAQQRGAELQKREQQLGYAQQQLSQQLQQESGKEMDSLVSGVKKFIKSYGKEKGYSYIFGTGDVASVLYAEDQYDITKELIKALNEKYKASGAKEEKAPAKK; this is encoded by the coding sequence ATGAAAAAAGTATTAGTAATTATTGCACTTTCAATTTCAGTTATTGCTTGTGACAAAAAAGCAGAGGTTAAAGAAGTTAAAACCGCTTATGTTGACACTTCTAAATTAATGAGCGAATATACAGAAGCAAAAGACTTAGAAGCAAAATACAAAGCACAGGCAGAAGAGAAAGGAAGATTGTTAGAAGCTGAAATTAATCGTTTCAAACAAGATGCTGGAAATTTTCAAGCGCAAGCACAAGCCAATGGTCAAGCTTGGGCACAACAAAGAGGTGCTGAATTACAAAAAAGAGAACAACAATTGGGTTACGCTCAACAACAACTGTCTCAACAATTGCAACAAGAAAGCGGTAAAGAAATGGATTCGTTGGTATCGGGTGTGAAAAAATTCATCAAATCGTACGGAAAAGAAAAAGGATACTCTTATATCTTTGGAACAGGTGACGTTGCTTCGGTTCTTTACGCTGAAGACCAATATGACATCACGAAAGAGTTAATCAAAGCTTTGAACGAAAAATACAAAGCTAGCGGTGCTAAAGAAGAAAAAGCTCCAGCTAAAAAATAA
- a CDS encoding helix-turn-helix domain-containing protein, whose protein sequence is MQTISEAASYTLRFINQTQRSVFLTGKAGTGKTTLLREIIETTHKNTVVVAPTGIAALNAGGVTIHSMFQLPFGGFIPDNSAPDFSESTKFETKATLRRQFKMSGLKKSVIRNMELLIIDEVSMLRADLLDAMDFMMQTVRKRNQPFGGVQVLFIGDLLQLPPVIRDDEWYTLKKYYKGKFFFHSHVVQQNPPLYIELDKIFRQTDDAFISVLNNLRNNQISKEDIAALNQYVQPNFDLKANKGYITLTTHNAKADSMNTEALEALEGKEWKYSPEITGDFPDKIFPLDEILRLKEGAQIMFVKNDLSFDKKYFNGKMGVVKSLSAKEILVHFPEENKTIEVEKYEWQNIRYKVNDTTKEIEEEVLGTFVHYPIKLAWAITVHKSQGLTFDKAALDVSQVFLPGQAYVALSRLRSLNGLILLSPLQMNGISNDQDVMDYSLNKASETHLENALHFETKNFIHQYLVQTFDWADLAQEWRNHQFSYNEKSEVSSKAKYSYWAKEQTERIEKVVDPAKKFIQQLNVLFSQETVDLNHISDRMQAAYTYFFNPMDELVFEILWKLEEVKRLKKAKAYFEELVLLEELQTKAVLRLMKAKLLIETVVAGETISKEKLTSPDIKLYVSRKVTAIQATFKKVNANLIDDDLDEERYLPKKKTKSPTKKTTVEETYDLWKQNNSIAEIASIRVLTKQTIYGHFVKLIQSEKVAIEDIIPSDKLDQLAAAFKGYKEESLNALMEKHGDKFSWEEARMFKASLNI, encoded by the coding sequence ATGCAAACTATTTCTGAAGCCGCTTCTTACACCTTACGATTTATCAATCAAACGCAACGCTCTGTTTTTCTTACCGGTAAAGCCGGAACAGGAAAAACAACTCTTCTTCGTGAAATTATTGAAACCACCCATAAAAATACAGTTGTCGTTGCACCTACCGGAATTGCTGCCTTGAATGCGGGCGGAGTTACGATTCATTCGATGTTTCAATTGCCTTTTGGCGGATTTATTCCCGATAATTCGGCACCTGATTTTTCAGAAAGCACGAAGTTTGAAACCAAAGCGACTTTACGCAGACAATTCAAAATGAGTGGTTTAAAGAAATCAGTAATTCGGAATATGGAATTATTGATTATTGACGAGGTGAGTATGCTACGTGCTGATTTATTGGACGCGATGGATTTTATGATGCAAACAGTACGTAAAAGAAACCAACCTTTTGGCGGTGTTCAAGTGTTGTTTATTGGGGATTTATTGCAATTACCACCCGTAATTCGAGATGACGAATGGTATACTTTAAAGAAATATTACAAAGGAAAGTTCTTTTTTCATTCACATGTAGTACAACAAAATCCGCCACTATATATTGAGTTGGATAAAATCTTCCGTCAGACAGATGATGCGTTTATTTCTGTTTTGAATAACCTTCGCAACAACCAAATTTCAAAAGAAGATATTGCGGCTTTAAATCAATACGTCCAACCTAATTTTGATTTGAAAGCCAATAAAGGCTACATCACTTTAACTACTCATAATGCCAAAGCTGACTCAATGAATACAGAAGCTTTGGAAGCCTTAGAAGGAAAAGAATGGAAGTATTCACCCGAAATAACTGGTGATTTTCCAGACAAGATTTTTCCATTAGATGAAATTTTGCGTTTAAAAGAAGGGGCGCAAATTATGTTTGTTAAAAACGATTTGTCTTTCGACAAAAAATATTTCAACGGAAAAATGGGAGTCGTCAAATCGCTTTCCGCCAAAGAAATTTTAGTCCATTTTCCGGAAGAAAACAAAACCATTGAAGTTGAAAAATACGAATGGCAAAACATTCGCTACAAGGTAAACGACACGACTAAAGAAATCGAAGAGGAGGTTTTAGGCACGTTTGTGCATTATCCGATTAAGTTGGCTTGGGCGATAACCGTTCATAAGAGTCAAGGCTTGACTTTTGACAAAGCAGCGCTGGACGTATCGCAAGTTTTTCTGCCCGGACAAGCCTATGTGGCATTATCGCGTTTGCGTTCGTTAAACGGGCTTATTTTACTTTCTCCGCTGCAAATGAATGGTATTTCAAACGATCAGGACGTGATGGACTATTCGTTGAACAAAGCTTCTGAAACGCATTTAGAAAACGCCTTGCATTTTGAAACCAAAAATTTTATTCATCAGTATTTGGTCCAAACCTTTGATTGGGCTGATTTAGCTCAGGAATGGCGTAATCATCAGTTTAGTTATAACGAAAAATCGGAAGTGTCGTCCAAAGCCAAATATTCGTATTGGGCCAAAGAACAAACCGAACGAATTGAAAAAGTGGTCGATCCCGCAAAAAAGTTCATTCAGCAATTGAACGTGCTTTTTAGTCAAGAAACGGTTGATTTGAATCACATTTCAGATCGAATGCAAGCAGCATACACCTATTTTTTCAATCCAATGGACGAGTTGGTTTTTGAGATTTTGTGGAAACTAGAAGAAGTGAAGCGACTTAAAAAAGCAAAGGCCTATTTTGAGGAATTAGTACTTTTAGAAGAACTTCAAACCAAAGCCGTCTTGCGCTTAATGAAAGCCAAACTCTTAATTGAAACGGTTGTGGCAGGAGAAACCATTTCGAAAGAAAAGCTGACTTCACCAGATATAAAATTGTATGTCAGCAGAAAAGTTACTGCGATTCAAGCAACATTTAAAAAGGTAAATGCCAATTTGATTGACGACGACTTAGACGAAGAACGCTATCTTCCAAAAAAGAAAACAAAATCACCAACCAAGAAAACCACGGTGGAAGAAACCTACGATTTGTGGAAACAAAACAATTCGATAGCCGAAATTGCCTCCATTAGGGTATTGACCAAACAAACCATTTACGGTCATTTTGTAAAGTTAATTCAGTCGGAAAAAGTAGCGATTGAAGACATTATCCCTTCGGATAAATTAGACCAACTTGCGGCTGCGTTTAAAGGCTACAAAGAAGAATCTTTGAATGCGTTAATGGAAAAACACGGAGATAAATTCAGTTGGGAAGAAGCCAGAATGTTCAAAGCCAGTTTGAATATATAA
- a CDS encoding SPOR domain-containing protein, which produces MKIENYIAQLLYRYQCVTVPGFGAFLTEIQSAQLVESSHSFFPPKKLISFNSYLKNNDGLLANHIAQTEKTSYEYAVSAIQYEVFNWKKTLQETGVFSIKNVGDFCLNADRNLIFTPYDQTNYLSSSFGLSPFVSPLVKREIFEKQLEALEETEAIQLVPEHKNKYAFLKYAAIFVLGLGLTATVAYPIVQNEIETQKIIVESAVQRQVQNKIQEATFFIESPIPAVTLTVKEGKLPYHIMAGAFRDEKNAQRVFEDLSEKGYKAKRIERNKHGLYPVLYGSFTTYTEAEKLKNEIREKENPQAWILIESL; this is translated from the coding sequence ATGAAAATCGAAAATTACATCGCGCAACTTTTGTACCGTTACCAATGTGTAACTGTCCCTGGTTTTGGTGCCTTTTTAACCGAAATCCAATCCGCTCAACTAGTGGAAAGTTCCCATTCGTTTTTTCCCCCTAAAAAATTGATCTCTTTTAATTCGTATTTAAAAAATAATGATGGCTTATTGGCTAATCATATTGCACAGACAGAGAAAACCTCTTATGAATACGCAGTAAGCGCTATTCAATATGAAGTGTTTAATTGGAAAAAAACCTTGCAAGAAACAGGTGTTTTTTCTATTAAAAACGTAGGTGATTTTTGCTTAAATGCCGATAGAAATTTAATTTTCACTCCATATGACCAAACCAATTACTTAAGTAGTTCATTTGGTTTGAGTCCGTTTGTTTCTCCTCTTGTAAAAAGAGAAATTTTCGAAAAACAACTGGAAGCTTTAGAAGAGACAGAAGCAATTCAATTGGTTCCAGAACATAAAAACAAGTATGCTTTCTTGAAATATGCTGCGATTTTCGTTTTAGGATTGGGGTTAACTGCTACTGTGGCTTATCCTATAGTACAAAATGAAATTGAAACTCAAAAAATCATTGTTGAATCGGCTGTTCAAAGACAGGTTCAAAACAAAATACAAGAAGCCACTTTCTTCATCGAAAGTCCTATTCCTGCAGTAACTCTTACTGTTAAAGAAGGAAAATTGCCCTATCATATTATGGCGGGAGCTTTTAGAGATGAGAAAAATGCCCAACGTGTTTTTGAAGACTTAAGCGAAAAAGGGTACAAAGCCAAACGAATTGAGCGCAACAAACACGGTTTATATCCAGTGCTTTACGGAAGCTTTACAACCTACACCGAAGCGGAAAAATTGAAAAACGAAATCAGGGAAAAAGAAAACCCACAAGCGTGGATTTTAATTGAATCATTATAA
- the dprA gene encoding DNA-processing protein DprA, with the protein MNDQELFYLLALQRVEGVGDIVAKKLLTYFGNPEAVFKAKSSQLASIEGIGNVLLKNIKDQSVFAKAEREMQFITTNSITVNTFQDAEYPERLKHCFDSPLVLFSSGNIDLKNQKMISIVGTRQITSYGLEFCRKFIEELAPLNPVIVSGFAYGVDIVAHQLAMENNLQTIGVVAHGLNQIYPKAHKKYVARMEENGGFMTEFWSSSNPDKENFVRRNRIVAGMTEATIVIESAERGGSLITANMANEYNRDVFAVPGRVTDKYSQGCNTLIKTQKANVLTSAADLIYMLNWDIKKETKSVQKQLFVALDEDEQKIYDYLVKTGKELLDIIALHCDFPIYKISGILLNMELKGVIRPLPGKLFEAI; encoded by the coding sequence ATGAACGATCAAGAATTATTTTACTTGCTAGCCCTACAACGCGTTGAAGGTGTAGGCGATATTGTAGCCAAAAAATTGTTAACCTATTTTGGTAATCCTGAAGCAGTTTTCAAAGCCAAGTCATCTCAATTAGCGTCTATTGAAGGAATAGGAAATGTCCTTTTGAAAAACATTAAAGACCAATCTGTTTTTGCAAAAGCAGAACGCGAAATGCAATTTATCACTACCAATTCCATTACCGTCAACACATTTCAAGATGCCGAGTATCCAGAACGGCTGAAACATTGTTTTGATAGTCCGCTCGTCTTGTTTAGTTCAGGTAACATCGATTTAAAAAACCAGAAAATGATTAGCATTGTGGGTACGCGTCAAATTACTTCGTATGGATTGGAATTTTGCCGCAAATTCATTGAAGAGTTAGCGCCTTTGAACCCCGTTATTGTGAGCGGTTTTGCTTATGGAGTCGATATTGTTGCGCACCAGTTAGCCATGGAAAATAACCTACAAACCATTGGCGTCGTAGCACACGGTTTGAACCAAATTTACCCCAAAGCGCACAAAAAATATGTCGCTAGAATGGAAGAAAACGGAGGTTTTATGACTGAGTTTTGGAGTTCATCCAATCCGGATAAAGAGAATTTTGTGAGAAGAAATCGAATTGTTGCAGGAATGACCGAGGCTACAATTGTGATCGAATCGGCAGAGCGCGGAGGGTCTTTGATTACGGCGAATATGGCCAATGAGTACAACCGAGATGTGTTTGCTGTTCCAGGAAGAGTGACCGATAAGTACAGTCAAGGATGCAATACGTTGATTAAAACCCAAAAAGCCAATGTACTAACCAGTGCAGCGGATTTGATTTATATGTTGAATTGGGATATAAAAAAGGAAACCAAATCGGTTCAAAAACAACTCTTTGTGGCTTTAGACGAAGACGAACAAAAAATATACGATTATCTGGTAAAAACAGGGAAAGAATTACTTGATATTATTGCGTTGCATTGTGATTTTCCTATTTATAAAATTTCGGGAATCTTATTAAATATGGAATTGAAAGGCGTGATTCGACCTTTGCCTGGGAAGTTGTTTGAGGCAATTTGA
- the trpS gene encoding tryptophan--tRNA ligase, which yields MAKILTGVQSTGTPHLGNLLGAIIPAIELSNNPANESFLFIADLHSVTQIKNGETLRANTYSTAAAWLACGLNVNKVVFYRQSDVPQTAELSWYLSCFFPFQRLTLAHSFKDKSDRLDDVNAGLFSYPMLMAADILLYDAEFVPVGKDQLQHLEITRDVASRFNHQMGETFVIPEAKIQEDSMLIPGTNGGKMSKSANNVINIFLDDKALRKQIMSIETDSTPLEDPKNPDTCNAFAIYKLLASESEIETMKANYLGGNYGYGHAKQALFELIVEKFKNERAQYNYYMRNLTEVDELLRKGAQKASNVANGVLAKVRAKLGFEN from the coding sequence ATGGCAAAAATACTTACCGGGGTTCAAAGTACAGGAACTCCCCATTTAGGAAACTTATTAGGCGCAATTATTCCTGCAATTGAATTGTCTAACAATCCAGCAAACGAATCGTTTCTTTTCATTGCTGATTTGCATTCGGTTACCCAAATCAAAAACGGCGAAACCTTACGTGCTAATACGTACAGTACTGCAGCGGCTTGGTTAGCTTGTGGATTAAATGTGAACAAGGTGGTGTTTTATAGACAATCAGATGTGCCTCAAACAGCTGAATTGTCTTGGTATTTGAGTTGTTTTTTTCCGTTCCAACGCTTGACTTTGGCGCACTCTTTCAAAGATAAATCAGATCGTTTAGACGATGTCAATGCCGGTTTGTTTTCGTATCCTATGTTAATGGCAGCCGACATTTTATTGTATGATGCCGAGTTTGTTCCTGTGGGAAAAGACCAATTGCAACATCTTGAAATTACCCGAGATGTGGCTTCTCGTTTCAACCACCAAATGGGCGAAACCTTTGTTATTCCTGAAGCCAAAATCCAAGAAGACAGTATGCTTATTCCGGGTACTAATGGTGGGAAAATGAGTAAATCAGCCAATAATGTCATCAATATTTTCTTAGACGACAAAGCCTTGCGCAAGCAAATTATGAGTATAGAAACCGACAGCACACCGCTGGAAGATCCTAAAAATCCAGATACTTGCAACGCCTTTGCTATATACAAACTCTTAGCTTCTGAAAGTGAAATCGAAACCATGAAAGCCAATTATTTAGGCGGAAACTACGGCTACGGTCACGCCAAACAAGCTTTGTTTGAACTGATTGTAGAAAAATTCAAAAACGAAAGAGCACAATACAATTACTACATGAGAAACTTAACCGAGGTAGATGAATTACTGCGAAAAGGCGCTCAAAAAGCGAGTAATGTAGCCAATGGTGTTTTGGCAAAAGTAAGAGCAAAATTAGGCTTCGAAAATTAA
- a CDS encoding M1 family metallopeptidase, with translation MKNLFLIATFSFGLAGIAQNTYYWQQHVDYKMDVKMDVKSYQYKGKQELVYTNNSPDTLRKVYYHLFNNAFQPGSEMDARIQSIKDPDGRMVHKIKVGDTEVKESRIKTLKPNEIGYLHVSNFKQDGQTAFTKEVGTILEVTLAKPILPNSKTTFSLDFDGQVPVQIRRSGRNNAEGVELSMAQWYPKLAEFDFEGWHANPYIAREFHGVWGNFDVKISIDSNYILGGSGYLQNKNEIGHGYQDAGIKVVHPKKNKTLTWHFIAPMVHDFTWAADKDYIHDVVKGPNDVDLHFLYKNNPKYIQNWKNLQPKTVQLMEVYNKTVGNYPYKQYSVIQGGDGGMEYAMCTLILGQGDWDGLLGVTAHEMAHSWFQHVLASNESKHGWMDEGFTSFLEDYGLNEIAETKVENPFSGAYKGYFWMANSGKELPQSTHADRFDENRVYSITSYSKGELFLTQLMYLIGKENLLKTLKKYYADFKFKHPTPNDIKRTAERVTGANLDWYLTDWTATTNTIDYGIKEVKENAATTLVTLERIGRMPMPMDVLVEYTDGTSESFYIPLRMMSFEKENPTPAVKRTVLNDWAWAYPTYELNIAKPKVSIKKISLDPSGLMADVKPENNSFIAK, from the coding sequence ATGAAGAACCTCTTTTTAATCGCTACTTTTTCTTTTGGATTAGCTGGAATAGCGCAAAACACTTACTATTGGCAACAACACGTTGATTATAAAATGGATGTGAAAATGGATGTGAAATCCTATCAATACAAAGGAAAACAAGAATTGGTGTATACCAACAATTCGCCAGACACTTTACGAAAAGTGTATTATCATTTATTCAATAATGCCTTTCAGCCTGGAAGCGAAATGGATGCGCGTATCCAAAGCATCAAAGATCCAGACGGTAGAATGGTTCATAAAATAAAAGTGGGGGATACAGAAGTTAAAGAAAGCCGAATCAAAACTTTGAAACCAAATGAAATTGGCTATTTACACGTTTCTAATTTCAAACAAGATGGACAAACTGCTTTTACAAAAGAAGTGGGAACAATATTAGAAGTGACTTTGGCAAAACCTATTTTACCAAATTCAAAAACTACTTTCAGCCTTGATTTTGACGGTCAAGTACCCGTTCAAATTCGTCGTTCTGGAAGAAATAATGCCGAAGGCGTTGAATTATCTATGGCGCAATGGTATCCTAAATTAGCCGAATTTGACTTTGAAGGTTGGCACGCCAATCCTTACATCGCGAGAGAATTTCACGGGGTTTGGGGAAATTTCGATGTAAAAATTAGCATTGATTCCAACTATATCTTAGGTGGTTCGGGCTATTTGCAAAATAAAAACGAAATTGGTCACGGTTACCAAGATGCCGGAATTAAGGTAGTTCATCCAAAGAAAAACAAAACACTTACTTGGCACTTTATTGCGCCAATGGTACACGATTTTACTTGGGCTGCAGACAAAGATTATATTCACGATGTAGTGAAAGGACCTAATGATGTAGACCTGCACTTTTTGTACAAAAACAATCCAAAATACATTCAAAACTGGAAAAATCTCCAGCCAAAAACAGTTCAGTTGATGGAAGTGTACAACAAAACCGTTGGGAATTATCCGTACAAACAATATTCTGTGATTCAAGGGGGCGATGGCGGAATGGAATATGCCATGTGTACGTTGATTTTAGGGCAAGGAGATTGGGATGGTTTGCTTGGTGTAACCGCTCACGAAATGGCACATTCTTGGTTCCAACACGTTCTGGCGTCTAACGAATCGAAACACGGTTGGATGGACGAAGGATTTACTTCTTTCTTAGAAGATTATGGATTGAATGAAATTGCAGAAACTAAAGTGGAAAACCCTTTTAGTGGGGCTTATAAAGGGTATTTTTGGATGGCTAATTCCGGAAAAGAATTACCTCAAAGCACCCACGCTGATCGTTTTGACGAAAACCGCGTATACAGCATCACTTCGTATAGCAAAGGTGAATTGTTCTTGACACAATTGATGTATTTGATTGGAAAAGAAAATTTGCTAAAAACTTTGAAAAAATACTATGCTGATTTCAAATTCAAACACCCTACACCTAACGACATAAAACGCACTGCTGAAAGAGTTACAGGCGCTAATTTAGATTGGTATTTAACGGATTGGACAGCAACAACCAATACGATTGATTACGGTATTAAAGAGGTAAAAGAAAATGCTGCAACAACTTTGGTAACTTTAGAGCGAATTGGAAGAATGCCAATGCCAATGGACGTGTTAGTTGAATATACTGACGGAACTTCAGAAAGCTTTTACATTCCGTTGCGTATGATGAGTTTTGAAAAAGAGAACCCAACTCCTGCTGTTAAAAGAACAGTGCTAAACGACTGGGCTTGGGCCTACCCTACTTATGAATTAAACATTGCGAAACCTAAAGTTAGCATCAAAAAAATCTCCCTTGACCCAAGTGGATTAATGGCAGATGTGAAACCTGAAAATAATAGTTTTATAGCGAAATAG